In Plasmodium gaboni strain SY75 chromosome 14, whole genome shotgun sequence, one genomic interval encodes:
- a CDS encoding putative cytochrome c1 precursor: protein MAGGGAMNNLFPGYKDKIWLKLPYHFRLYLIKSWNKSFEKDMFKAKIKNNRIKILNYYILDKFKPNDNFKNTHTDYKRQICRGTLEEGCDFYLPDKKSQDRLKNHFEPYTEEENEERKKYKYLNLKYYILFALGFTIVHNTIQSRPVAWCMDSEPPHTPHYPFWFKSMFHSHDIPSVRRGYEVYRQICATCHSMEQLQFRSLVNEVYPENRVKQIAASYDILDGPDETGEMFTRPGILTDSFPKPYPNEEAARYANGGASPPDLSSITTARHNGPDYIFSLLTCYRDPPEGVELRNGLYYNTYFEGGSISMPPPLQDDMIEYEDGTPCNVSQMAKDVVNFLCWAAEPSHDERKLTGLKLISGAFVAMVLMTVWQRFFWTIYATRRIDFGKIKYL, encoded by the coding sequence TTTCGATTATATTTGATTAAATCATGGAATAAAAGCTTCGAGAAAGATATGTTTAAGGccaaaataaaaaacaaccgaataaaaattttgaattattatatattagaCAAATTTAAACCAAACGACAATTTTAAAAACACACACACAGATTACAAAAGACAGATATGTAGGGGTACATTAGAAGAAGGTTGtgatttttatttaccAGATAAAAAGAGTCAAGATAGATTAAAAAATCACTTTGAGCCATATAcagaagaagaaaatgaagaaagaaaaaaatataaatatttaaatttaaagtattatatattatttgcATTAGGATTTACAATAGTACATAATACTATACAATCAAGACCAGTAGCATGGTGTATGGATTCTGAACCACCACATACACCTCATTATCCATTTTGGTTTAAATCCATGTTTCATTCACATGATATACCTAGTGTAAGAAGAGGATATGAAGTATATAGACAGATATGTGCTACATGTCATTCTATGGAACAATTACAATTTCGTAGTTTAGTAAATGAAGTATATCCTGAAAATAGAGTTAAACAAATAGCTGCATCATATGATATTTTGGATGGTCCAGATGAAACAGGGGAAATGTTTACAAGACCAGGAATTTTAACAGACTCATTTCCAAAGCCATATCCAAATGAAGAAGCAGCAAGATATGCAAATGGTGGTGCATCTCCACCTGACTTGTCAAGTATTACAACAGCTAGACATAATGGACCAGATTATATTTTCTCATTATTAACATGTTATCGTGATCCACCAGAAGGAGTAGAATTAAGAAATGgattatattataatacataCTTTGAAGGTGGATCAATTTCTATGCCTCCTCCACTTCAAGATGATATGATTGAATATGAAGATGGTACTCCTTGTAATGTTTCGCAAATGGCCAAAGATGTTGTAAATTTCTTATGTTGGGCTGCTGAACCTTCTCATGATGAAAGAAAACTAACTGGTCTTAAATTAATTAGTGGCGCATTTGTAGCTATGGTTCTAATGACCGTATGGCAAAGATTCTTCTGGACTATATATGCAACCAGAAGAATTGACTTTGGAAAAATcaaatatttatag
- a CDS encoding putative membrane protein (conserved Plasmodium membrane protein, unknown function) → MCFLCNHDKKGGIENTAIGTWSKGISLIICSSLFLLHFVNDDELTLLNKKLADGEYKMIYYLSIYNLIGASCLIFFSVLGHFVYKSCLRPIYLGSFIVSLFLISSGVYTTSISKNISLKIIGIMDALKYHPDYMLLNKINKLDSIDINELSSDPQIVVVKSQKPPELPDTTFFDATKVLEMIKDRQTFLETKKEILYKSLSREDLMKMFKDIKVSDQTIHKDLVQNTLLDLYEKIKNIRLNFDIYDKFYKFMETNSSAFITNSEKIKNFTDKFQKIFNQYNKSLFNTLKYELVKHDDEIIKIYLDSIDKIKKVKDTNKNAKLNKYIDDLKERNILILSSVLLLMSFIYIHKGATLTTKSSMSISLMYAPSMSYLITLACIFVCSGIFFFSIIGLVLYVFSLILIFFLIFSQCFCERLFKLFMGFIYTFLFLFSLLIAYILIEDFNEGSKVYNEYKKNDYNDFYWVLLNKRTYEYFKSFVLFSYGQMFLVCIALCAFMIIYSLYCIFYTFRSICNSSEQLSSSF, encoded by the exons ATGTGTTTTTTGTGTAATCATGATAAGAAAGGAGGAATTGAAAATACTGCCATTGGAACATGGTCTAAGGGTATAAgtttaataatatgttcATCGCTATTTTTACTACATTTTGTAAATGATGACGAATTAACCCTgttaaacaaaaaattagCAGATGgtgaatataaaatgatttattatttgagtatatataatttgatTGGTGCTTCttgtttaatatttttttctgtattgggtcattttgtatataaatcTTGCTTACGTCCTATATATTTGGGATCTTTCATTGTgtctttatttttaatatcatcTGGTGTATATACAACATCAATtagtaaaaatatatcattaaaaattattgGCATAATGGATGCTTTAAAATATCATCCTgattatatgttattaaataaaataaacaaattGGATAGTattgatataaatgaattatcATCTGATCCTCAAATAGTAGTAGTAAAATCTCAGAAACCTCCAGAATTACCTGATACAACTTTTTTCGATGCAACAAAAGTATTAGAAATGATAAAAGATAGACAAACATTCCTtgaaacaaaaaaagaaatattatacaaaaGTTTATCAAGAGAAGATTTGATGAAAATGTTTAAGGATATAAAAGTTTCTGATCAAACTATACATAAAGATTTAGTTCAAAATACTCTTTTAGATTTATAtgagaaaataaaaaatatacgtcttaattttgatatatatgataaattttataaatttatgGAAACTAATTCATCTGCTTTTATAACAAACTctgaaaaaataaaaaatttcaCAGATAAATTTcagaaaatatttaatcaatataataaatcaCTTTTTAACactttaaaatatgaattaGTAAAACATGATGatgaaattattaaaatatatttagaTTCAATAGATAAAATTAAGAAAGTAAAGGATACTAATAAAAATGcaaaattaaataaatatatagatgatttaaaagaaagaaatataCTTATTCTATCATCTGTTTTATTATTGATgtcttttatatatatccataAGGGTGCCACATTAACAACCAAAAGTTCGATGTCAATATCGTTAAT GTATGCTCCTTCTATGTCTTATTTGATTACCCTAGCGTGTATTTTCGTTTGTAGtggaatattttttttctcaaTCATTGGTTTAGtgttatatgtatttagcctaatattaatattttttttgattttctCACAATGCTTTTGTGAAAGGCTTTTTAAACTGTTCATGGGATTTATATacacatttttatttttgttttctttattgattgcatatatattaattgaAGATTTTAATGAAGGCTCCAAAGTATATAATGAGTATAAAAAGAATGATTACAATGACTTTTATTGGGTTTTATTAAACAAAAGAACTTATGAATATTTCAAAAgttttgttttgttttcGTATGGACAAATGTTCTTAGTATGTATAGCTTTGTGTGCttttatgattatatattctttatattgtatattttatacatttcGTTCTATTTGTAATTCATCAGAGCAATTATCTAGTTCGTTTTAG